The proteins below are encoded in one region of Gambusia affinis linkage group LG07, SWU_Gaff_1.0, whole genome shotgun sequence:
- the zbtb49 gene encoding zinc finger and BTB domain-containing protein 49, translating to MDTLSSHSSYLLQQLQEQRIQGLLCDCMLVVKGVCFKAHKNVLAAFSSYFRSLFQNSPSQKNDVFNLVTQDVGGIGQMLDYMYTSHIDINQDNVQALLDIAQSLQVPNVQSMCNAFLKPCPPPVEMPSFALPGMLSSEHDCLLGSNLPHDVDLHCPPDPQRSGYYGDMDHTRRMPGTVSNSSSACDVQSGSHAPAEKQLIHGYKLRNFYSKQYFKQSAIRTNSASSSQGPLVLVEEQQCQLGMSQGGSSAPAILGNTVQPSPPCTSVTAEKNGISSLTPLNNLNAPACDPTDSAINKPVRPKKTVYLKKYNYLRSQKALEEMCAESVAEPVISCPKESLRGGPGGPVAHAEAPDEAPDEAPEAPVGSSPLGREECSEAADTQLPSPPPGTKEEQNLKPQSEPLHQAGHKQYCCQLCGKIFKHPSNLELHKRSHTGEKPFQCNVCGKNFSQAGNLQTHLRRHSGEKPYICELCGKSFTASGDVQRHKVVHTGEKPHLCDICGRGFTNLSNLKEHKRTHAADRTFTCDQCGKSFNTHRKLLKHKARHTGEKSHICATCGKRFIDSGDLQRHIRSHTGEKPYVCNTCGKSFTRSAMLRRHSNMHCKGPSVPSPAAASSEQTQNANGPAPFTKSLRRSKPSAATTDQQFSAIMPDTDLGKPSSCSPPPTQAIQPIETPGPSMHLNPALTSLPELGSLVPHHLLSSGHQERSAALLPANRLKLNKPTQEAVYGPYVENGNTCLDRDSAGRPYLPPSDNHCGSFTGSGRPYRPSEGQFISSVTLWGLAMKTLQNENDNDMEQ from the exons ATGGACACCCTGTCCAGCCACAGCTCCTATCTCCTCCAGCAACTCCAGGAGCAGAGGATTCAAGGGCTTCTCTGTGACTGCATGCTGGTGGTGAAAGGTGTCTGCTTCAAAGCCCACAAAAATGTCCTGGCTGCTTTCAGTTCCTATTTCAG GTCTTTGTTCCAAAACTCTCCCAGTCAGAAGAACGACGTGTTCAACCTGGTGACCCAGGATGTCGGCGGCATCGGCCAAATGCTGGACTACATGTACACCTCCCACATCGACATTAATCAGGACAACGTGCAAGCTCTCCTGGACATTGCTCAGAGTCTGCAGGTCCCGAATGTGCAGAGCATGTGCAACGCTTTCCTCAAACCTTGCCCGCCTCCCGTGGAGATGCCTTCGTTTGCCCTCCCAGGCATGCTGAGCTCAGAGCACGACTGCCTTTTGGGGAGTAACCTGCCGCATGACGTCGACCTCCACTGCCCGCCTGACCCCCAGAGGTCGGGCTATTACGGTGACATGGATCACACAAGGAGGATGCCGGGGACGGTGTCTAACAGCAGCTCGGCGTGTGACGTACAGAGCGGCTCCCACGCGCCTGCAGAAAAGCAGCTCATTCACGGTTACAAGCTCCGTAACTTCTACAGTAAGCAGTACTTCAAGCAAAGTGCAATTCGGACAAACAGCGCGTCCTCAAGTCAAGGGCCTCTGGTATTGGTGGAAGAGCAGCAATGTCAGCTCGGAATGAGCCAGGGTGGCAGTAGCGCTCCCGCGATTTTAGGAAATACGGTGCAGCCTAGCCCTCCTTGCACATCCgtaacagcagaaaaaaatggcatCTCTTCTTTGACCcctttgaataatttaaacgCCCCTGCCTGCGACCCGACCGACTCCGCAATCAACAAGCCAGTGCGTCCCAAGAAGACCGTTTACCTGAAGAAATACAATTACCTCCGGTCTCAGAAAGCCTTAGAGGAGATGTGCGCCGAGTCGGTCGCCGAGCCCGTCATCAGCTGTCCCAAAGAGAGCCTCCGAGGGGGACCCGGGGGGCCCGTCGCCCACGCTGAGGCTCCGGATGAGGCTCCTGATGAAGCGCCAGAGGCTCCCGTCGGCAGCAGCCCTTTAGGAAGAGAGGAGTGTTCTGAGGCAGCAGACACGCAGCTTCCCAGTCCCCCACCTGGAACCAAAGAGGAGCAAAATCTGAAGCCTCAGTCGGAGCCTCTTCACCAAGCGGGGCACAAGCAGTACTGCTGCCAGTTGTGTGGGAAGATCTTCAAACATCCAAGCAACCTGGAGCTGCACAAGCGCTCTCACACCG GTGAGAAGCCGTTCCAGTGCAACGTCTGCGGCAAAAACTTTTCTCAG GCAGGCAACCTGCAGACCCATTTGCGGCGACATTCCGGAGAGAAGCCGTACATATGCGAGCTGTGTGGTAAAAG CTTTACTGCATCGGGGGACGTCCAGCGTCACAAAGTGGTTCACACGGGAGAGAAGCCACATCTGTGCGACATATGCGGCAGAG GATTCACCAATTTGAGTAATCTCAAGGAGCACAAGAGGACTCATGCAGCAGACAGGACCTTCACCTGTGATCAATGTGGAAAGTCCTTCAACAcacacaggaagctgctgaagcaCAAGGCCCGCCATACTGGAGAAAAATCCCACATCTGTGCCACTTGTG GAAAGCGCTTCATTGACTCAGGAGACCTTCAGCGTCACATCCGATCACACACTGGTGAGAAACCTTACGTCTGCAACACCTGCGGAAAGAGCTTCACCCGCTCCGCCATGCTGAGGAGGCACAGCAACATGCACTGCAAGGGGCCGTCTGTCCCCAGCCCGGCCGCAGCCAGCTCTGAGCAGACCCAGAATGCAAATGGGCCGGCCCCGTTTACTAAATCACTCCGCCGCAGTAAACCATCGGCTGCAACCACCGACCAGCAGTTTTCCGCCATCATGCCTGACACAGATTTAGGGAAGCCCTCATCGTGCAGTCCTCCGCCCACACAAGCAATACAACCCATAGAGACTCCAGGACCCAGCATGCACCTTAACCCTGCACTGACCTCCCTTCCAGAGCTGGGCTCCCTGGTTCCCCATCACCTCCTTTCGTCCGGCCACCAGGAGAGAAGCGCCGCTCTGCTGCCCGCCAACCGCCTGAAGCTGAACAAACCCACTCAGGAAGCCGTGTACGGTCCGTACGTGGAGAACGGCAACACGTGTCTGGACAGAGACTCCGCGGGCAGGCCCTACCTGCCTCCGTCGGACAATCACTGCGGTTCCTTCACGGGGTCCGGCAGGCCCTACAGGCCGAGCGAAGGCCAGTTTATCTCCAGCGTGACGCTGTGGGGCCTGGCGATGAAGACGCTGCAGAATGAGAACGATAACGACATGGAGCAGTAA